Within Sphingobium sp. EP60837, the genomic segment GCGCACAATCTCCCGCTCGTCCCCTAACGCTTGGAGCGAGGGCACGTTGGGGGCGCTTCCCCCGCGCTCCTCGACCACCATCATGCGCGTCGCCGCCCGGTCGAGGAAATTCTCCTCGTCCTGTGCAATCTGTAGAGCGATTTCATCCTGTGCAGCCACCGCGGTAAATCGATCATAGGCTGGCTTGTCGGCCAGCCAAATCTCGGTGATCACGTCAAAGTCGATCGGCGAGGCGCCGGGGAAAATGAACGCCCCCTCCAGGTCGACATAGTTCCGGCGATAATCGATGATGCCGGGCAGCAGGCGACGGATCAACGGCGCATGCTGCGTCTCGTAATAATCGATGAACGCCTCACGCGAGAGATCCCGCCTGCGCTTCAGCAGGGCGACGCACTTGAACATCGGCAATCTCCTGTGATCAGGGCGCCATCCACTGACCGCCGTTGACGTCCAGCGCTGCGCCGCTGACTACACGCGAATAGTCCGACACCATCATCAGTACCGCGCGGGCGCAATCGTCTTCCGGCGGGATGATGCCGATCGGAATGTTCTTGGTCACGCCAGCAACGACATCCTCGCGCTTGTGACCCGCATCGACCTGCGACTTGATGAAGCCTTCGACCGGCTCGCCATGGATCCAGCCCATGCGGCAGGTATTCACGCGAATACCGAATCGCCCAAGATCGGTTGCCATATATTTGCCCAGGGTATTGAGTCCGCCCTTCGCTACCGCGTAGCCCATTTCCATCCCATGCTCGGTGCCGTATGGATTGACGGTCGCCATGGTCGATACGTTCACCACCGCGCCGCCGTCACGTAGATAGGGCACGCAGGCGCGGGTCAGGCGCAGCGCCCCAAGGCAATTGACGTCGAACGCCTTTGCGAAGTCTTCCGTATCGGCGTTTTCAACCAAGCTCCAATTGCCATGATAATAGGCGCTGTTGACCAAGCCATGGACGCGCCCGCCAAATTCTGCACCCGCGCGATCGGCCAGTGCCTTGCACTGTGCTTCATCGCTCACGTCGCAAGGCACGGCGATGGACTTGCCGCCTTTGGCTACGATGTCGGCGGAAACTTCATCGAGGAATGCCTTGTTGCGGGCCGCTAGGACCACGCTGGCCCCTTCGCTTGCAGCGATACGGGCGAGTGCCTGGCCCATGCCGGGGCCCACTCCGCTGACGATCACTACCTTGTCCTTGAGCAACATCCTCTGTTCCTTTCCCGATCCCGTTCGCGAAACTTTTGTTTTCGCCCGGCCTGTCCTCGACAGCCATGCTTGCAGGATAGGAGGAAAATATAATTGATCAATGCGCTTTTTGGGGGAGGATGGCGTGTACGCTACTCATATGCGTAATTCTGCTGATTGTAGGGCACGAATGAAGCTGCCTGCCTGTTGACTGGATGAGCGGCCGGATGGATAAGGCGCCCAGCATAAGATCACGGCGTTTGGAAGGAGAGGGAAGATGCGTTTTCACTTTGGCGAGTCGATGACGCCGATTGAAAATTACATCCCTTTGGCGAGGGCGGCCGAGGCTGCGGGCTATGCCGGGATGACCGTGCCGGACAGCCTCATCTATCCCCAAAGCTCCGGCACGAAATACAGCTATACCGATGATGGCGGGCGGGAGTTTTTGGAAAACAAGCCCTTCCTCGAATCCTTCATCCACGTGACAGCGATGCTTGGCGCAACCGAGCGGTTGGAAGTTACCACCAACGTGGTCAAGCTGCCGGTTCGCCCCCCACTCTATGTCGCCAAGATCGTTGCCTCGATCGAAGCGCTGTATGACAATCGCTTCAACTTCGGCGTCGGCCTTAGCGTCTGGCCGGAAGATTATCAGGTTATGGGCGTTCCCTGGGAAGGGCGCGGCAAGCGCTTTGATGAATGCATAGATATTGTTCGCGGCCTCACCAATGGCGGCTATTTCGAATATCATGGCGAATTCTTTGACCTGCCGCCGGTAAAGATCAATCCTGTGCCATCCAAACCTGTCCCTATCCTGATCGGCGGTCATTCAGACGCAGCGCTCAAGCGTGCGGCGCGCAACGATGGCTGGATGTATGCTGGCGGCGGCCTGGAGCTGTTGCTGCCTATGCTGGAGAAGCTTGCGGCCTATCGGGCGGAGCGGGGTAGGGCCGACGCACCCTATCGTATCTTTGCTTCGGCTTTTGGCGATCTCGACGTCGATGCGGTGCGCCGACATGAGGATGCGGGCGTGACTGATATTGTCGTGGCCTTCCGCAACCTCTATGCCGTGGAGGAAGACAGCCAGCCGCTCGAAGACAAGATCGCGGATCTCAGCCGCTTTGCCGACGCTGTCATCGCCCGCTATTAACGGGCGCTGACGGCGGGTTGGTGCAATTCCCGCCAGCGGCTAGGGGACGTTCCTGTCCATTGCTGGAATGCGCGACGAAACGCGCTCGTGTCGCTGAACTGGGTGCGCCGCCCGACCTCCGTGATGGTCAGCCGAGGATCAGCGAGTAGGCCGGTGGCAAGTGCGTGCCGCGCTTCGGTCTTCAGTTGCACCAAGGATGTGCCTTCGTCGGCGAGGCGGCGTTTGAGCGTTGCAACGCTGATGCTGAATTGCCGCGCCAACTGCACTGCGGTCGCCGGGGCCTCGCCACTCGCCAGCATCGCTCCGAAGAGGTGCAGGATCCGCTCCGACAATGGCGCATCTAGGGATTGCGGCTGTTCCACATCGAAGGGGAAGCGTTCGAGCAGATGCTCCAGTTCATGATGGCTGCGCAAGACGGGGCGGTCTAAAAATGCCGCAGGAAAGCGCAAGCTGTTCTCCGGTGCGCCATGCTGCATGGGGACGGGCATCAGGTAGGAAATGGTGCGTTCGTCCAGCAGCGGAGGATATCTCATCGCTGCGCCCAGAAGCGGGATGTCCTCTCCGATCAGCCAGCCAAATAATTTATAATAGGTGGAAAGGCCGGTAAGGTCGGACACATAGGCGCTGGCATTACGCACCCGGCGGGGCGTCGCCATTTCCAGGCGAGCGACAGCTTCGTCGATCTTGAGCCTTAGGCGGCCCGCGCGGGGACCTATCAGTTCCGAAAACCGGTCAGTCCGCTCGATGACATCGCGCAGGGTGCGGCATGTGATGATGCAGTGGCAGAGCATGTCCACGCCCGCTTTGGTGAGCGGTTCGCGCCCTTCCTGCCGGGCGGCCTGGGCATCCAACACCCAAGTACAATGGGCGTAAAGGCGTGTAAAATCCTCCTGTGACAAGCCACGTTGGACGGTCGTGGTGTTGATCAGCGGGGCGACTAAGTGGGGCAGGCCCGCTTGCCGAAGTAGTGCGGTCGGATCTTCGCCGATTTCGTGCACCACGCGGAGAAGATCGCGTGCGATGACGACGGACACGCGGGCGGCTACGGGCCGGGAAAGATGTTTGGTGTTGAGCCTTTTTGTCATGACCTTTGAGCTATTCTGGCATTTTCAGCGGTCCGGCGATAGCGGAAACAGGCAGGGTAACAGAGAGGATCGAGAGGGTGGTGGACGAAAGCCTGATTGCGCGGATTGACCGGTTGGAGTCGCTGGACGCTATCCGCCAGCTTGCTGCGAAATATTCCCTGGCGCTTGACATGCGCGACTCTGACGCGTGGGTAAATCTATTTCCCGAAGATGTGCGGGTTGGTGGGGGCAAACAGGGCCGAAAGGCTCTGCGCGACTGGTTCGACGAAACTCATTCGATGCAGTTCGACGGGACGTCACACCATATCGGCGGCCACATCATCGACTTTGACGATCCCGACAATGCGCGGGGCGTCGTCTATTCGAAGAATGAGCATGAGACCGGCGCGGAATGGGTCATCATGCAGATGATGTATTTTGACCAGTATCAACGGATCGAGGGCCGCTGGTATTTCCGCCGCCGCCTGCCGCTTTACTGGTATGCGACGGACCTCAATAAGCCGCCTATCGGCGATCGCAAGATGCGCTGGCCAGGCGTTCCGCCCTATCATGGCAGTTTCCATGATTTGTTTCCGAGCTGGAAAACCTATTGGGAACGTCAGGGCCAGCCGCATGACGGGCCGGTCGAGCCGCCTGCGCCGCTGGAAAAGTTCATCGAAACCATGCGCCGCGGGGCGCCGCTGCCCAAGCCTCGCGTGCGGAGCTGAAGGCTATGAGCCCGCTCGAACGTAATGTGGCCGCTGTCCGAACCATGTTCGAGGGCTATGCCGACGCCTGGAAGGCGCATCGAATGCCCGTGCCACCGCGCGGGCTGTTGGTATGGGCTCCGGGTGCAATGGCTGAGATCGGCGGTCATGTCATTCCGGTTGAGCCGCATGATGTTGCCGATGAACCATTCTTCCTGCAAATAGAGGCAGAATATTATTGGGCGGCTATTCCCGACTGGCGCGTTACCGATCTGGACGTGGCGGGCAGTGGCGACACCGTGCTGTCTTTCGCCAAATTCGAGGGAACAGAGCCTGACGGCACAGTGCTTGAACCGATTTGGCTTGCAGATCGCTGGCACTTTGACGCAGCGGGCCGCATCACGCGCTGGCAGCAGATGACGGACCTTGGAGCCTGGGCGCGCTGGAGCGCCCTCACCGGCGCTGACTATCCCTCCTATATCACGCAGGCTTTCGCTGAGGCAGGCCAACCACCAAGGTTCGTACCATGACTGACATTTTTTCTCCTGTGACGCTCGGCGACATCGCGCTGGCCAACCGTATCGTGATGGCGCCCATGACCCGCGACCGGGCTGGCCCTGGCGATGTGCCAACCGATGTCATGGTCGATTACTACCGCCAGCGGGCTGGCGCGGGATTGATCGTGACTGAGGGCACGCAGCCTTCGCCGGCCGGCAAGGGCTATTGGCGAACCCCCGGCATCCATAGCGAAGCGCAGGTGGCCGGATGGCGCAAGGTTGCCGACGCCGTGCATGAAGAGGGTGGCAAGATTGTCATGCAGATCATGCATGTCGGCCGCGCGGCGGTGCAGGCGAACAAGGATGCCGACGCGGAAACGATCGCGCCTTCGGCTATCCAATGTCCGGACAAGATCCCAGGACCCGACGGCATTCC encodes:
- a CDS encoding SDR family oxidoreductase; this translates as MLLKDKVVIVSGVGPGMGQALARIAASEGASVVLAARNKAFLDEVSADIVAKGGKSIAVPCDVSDEAQCKALADRAGAEFGGRVHGLVNSAYYHGNWSLVENADTEDFAKAFDVNCLGALRLTRACVPYLRDGGAVVNVSTMATVNPYGTEHGMEMGYAVAKGGLNTLGKYMATDLGRFGIRVNTCRMGWIHGEPVEGFIKSQVDAGHKREDVVAGVTKNIPIGIIPPEDDCARAVLMMVSDYSRVVSGAALDVNGGQWMAP
- a CDS encoding LLM class flavin-dependent oxidoreductase; translated protein: MRFHFGESMTPIENYIPLARAAEAAGYAGMTVPDSLIYPQSSGTKYSYTDDGGREFLENKPFLESFIHVTAMLGATERLEVTTNVVKLPVRPPLYVAKIVASIEALYDNRFNFGVGLSVWPEDYQVMGVPWEGRGKRFDECIDIVRGLTNGGYFEYHGEFFDLPPVKINPVPSKPVPILIGGHSDAALKRAARNDGWMYAGGGLELLLPMLEKLAAYRAERGRADAPYRIFASAFGDLDVDAVRRHEDAGVTDIVVAFRNLYAVEEDSQPLEDKIADLSRFADAVIARY
- a CDS encoding helix-turn-helix transcriptional regulator: MTKRLNTKHLSRPVAARVSVVIARDLLRVVHEIGEDPTALLRQAGLPHLVAPLINTTTVQRGLSQEDFTRLYAHCTWVLDAQAARQEGREPLTKAGVDMLCHCIITCRTLRDVIERTDRFSELIGPRAGRLRLKIDEAVARLEMATPRRVRNASAYVSDLTGLSTYYKLFGWLIGEDIPLLGAAMRYPPLLDERTISYLMPVPMQHGAPENSLRFPAAFLDRPVLRSHHELEHLLERFPFDVEQPQSLDAPLSERILHLFGAMLASGEAPATAVQLARQFSISVATLKRRLADEGTSLVQLKTEARHALATGLLADPRLTITEVGRRTQFSDTSAFRRAFQQWTGTSPSRWRELHQPAVSAR
- a CDS encoding nuclear transport factor 2 family protein, with the protein product MVDESLIARIDRLESLDAIRQLAAKYSLALDMRDSDAWVNLFPEDVRVGGGKQGRKALRDWFDETHSMQFDGTSHHIGGHIIDFDDPDNARGVVYSKNEHETGAEWVIMQMMYFDQYQRIEGRWYFRRRLPLYWYATDLNKPPIGDRKMRWPGVPPYHGSFHDLFPSWKTYWERQGQPHDGPVEPPAPLEKFIETMRRGAPLPKPRVRS